Below is a window of Myroides profundi DNA.
TAAAACAGCTTAATGATGACTTTGCTACCCGTAGTGTAGAGAAGAAGTATATCGCTATCGTGAGAGGATATACGATAGATGAAGAGACAATTGATTATGCTCTAACGAACGACAATGGTCAAGTACAGAAAGCAAAAACATATTACAAAACCTTGCAGAGAGTAGAGATAGAAATGCCATTTGGTAAGCATTTGACTTCTCGTTATTCTTTGGTAGAAGCTTATCCTGAGACAGGAAGGCAACACCAATTGCGCAAGCATTTTAAACATATCTTTCACCCTATTCTAGGGAGTCGTCCACATGGCTGTAATAAGCAGAATAAGCTTTGGCTTGATACACATGGATTAGGAGCAATGTTATTACATGCTTTAGAACTGAAATTTACACACCCTGTTACAAAAGAAACTATCGAACTTAGAGCAACTATCGATGAGCAGTATCGTAAGTATAACGCTGTACTAGGCTTTGACTTAGAACAATATTATTAGGTTGACAGTTAACTGTGTACATTACGCCTACTATATAAAGTAGAGACGCATATCTTGCGTGTCACAGTAAATAAGATAATAGTGTTATAAAGACTCAAAATCAGGAGACTTTGCATAACGAGAGATTAACAGTTAACAGTGTATATTACGCCACTACATAAAGTAGAGACGCATATCTTGCGTGTCCACAGTAAATAAGATACTAGTGTTATAAAGCCTCAAAGTCAGGAGACTTTGCGTAGCGAGAGATTAACAGTTAACTGTGTATATTACGCCTACTATATAAAGTAGAGACGCATATCTTGCGTGTCACAGTAAATAAGATAATAGTGTTATAAAGACTCAAAATCAGGAGACTTTGCATAACGAGAGATTAACAGTTAACAGTGTATATTACGCCACTACATAAAGTAGAGACGCATATCTTGCGTGTCCACAGGAAATAAGATACTAGTGTTATAAAGCCTCAAAGTCAGGAGACTTTGCGTAGCGAGAGATTAACAGTTAACTCTGTATATTACGCCTACTATATAAAGGAGAGACGCATATCTTGCGTGTCCACAGGAAATAAGATACTAGTGTTATAAAGACTCAAAATCAGGAGACTTTGCATAACGAGAGATTAACAGTTAACAGTGTATATTACGCCACTGCATAACGAGAGATTAACAGTTAACAGTGTATATTACGCCACTACATAAAGTAGAGACGCATATCTTGCGTGTCACAGTAAATAAGATACTAGTGTTATAAAGCCTCAAAGTCAGGAGACTTTGCGTAGCGAGAGATTAACAGTTAACTGTGTATATTACGCCCACTATATAAAGTAGAGACGCAATATTTTGCGTGTCACAGTTAATGTTTACAGAACATGTCACAGGTTACAAATCACCCCAACATAAAGTAGAGACGCAATATCTTGCGTGTCAGAGTAAGTAAGATAATAGTTTATAAAAGCTCAAAGTCAGGATACTTTACAGCGAGATATGATAGACTAAACAGTATAACAATATCACAAAAAACATTACTCATATCTCAATGCTTCCACAGGATCTAGCTTAGCAGCTTTCATCGCAGGGTATAGCCCTGATATTATCGCAACAATAAAGGTAGTAGTAAAAGCAGCTATGATAGCTGTCCACGGCACAGTAAAACTAAAGCTCATGACTTGGGCTAAAGCATAAGCAGTTAGGATACCAAGTAGAGTCCCTAATAGCCCACCTAACTGACCAATGATGATCGTTTCAGTAAAGAACTGTATCGCTATTGTTTTCTTTTTAGCACCTAGAGATTTGCGTACACCTATCTCACGAGTACGTTCAGTGACAGATACGAGCATGATATTCATCAGTGCTATAGACGACCCTAGTATTGTGATTAGACCGATTACCCAGGCTGCTACATTCAGCATATTTACCTGTTTCATCATAGAGCGTATCAAATCATCACTGCGTTCGATACCAAAATTAGAAGGTTGAGCAGGAGTTAGTTTTCTGATATTTCTAAAGTCTATAGTAGCCTGATCTATGGCTTGATTAAGTAAGTTATCTTGTAATAGACCTATTTTGATATCATAGTTACCATGTGCAGTATTAAATATAGAACGAGCAATCTTTATCGGGATAAAGATTCGTTGGTCTTCATTTTGACCAAAAGTACTTCCTTGCTCTTTCAGCATTCCTATTATTCTAAACTTATACCCTCGAATAGAGATAATCTGACTTATCGGATTCTGATCTTTAAACATCTTTTTAGAAAAGTCAGAACCGATAACACATACGAAGTGATCATTAGCAATATCAGTATAGCTAAAGTTTCTACCCTCCGTGACAGTTAATCCACTATTGGATAAGTAGTTTTCATCACATCCGATAATAGGGATTTCAGGATCTGTTTTCATGAAGTCATTTTTGACTTCGATATTCGAGGCAGCGTTAAAAGACAGAGACACATTAGTGAAAGGAAACAAAAACTCTCTTTTAAATGCCTGTGCTTCATTATAAGTAATAACAGGATTAACCTTTTGTACAGACTTATTCTTAGCCATTCTGTCTGCGACATCGTATCTCAATATCGTAAATGTATTTGCTCCCATAGAGGCAAAGTCATCTAATATTGTATTGCGAAGAGCAGATACTACAGCTAATATTCCTACTAATGCCCATATACCGATTGCTATGATAAACACAGTGATACAAGTACGGAGTATTTGACTCTTAATACTTGTCAAGGCGATTCTCATGTTTTCGATTCCGATTTTAAACATATAGTAGTAGGAGTAATTAATATAGTTGCTAGAAGTAAAAATACACAAAAAAAGTTTAAACCTCACAGTTATCTTCTTTTCTTAAAATAAGTGACAAATACTCATACTTACCCCTCTGATTCAATAGGAGGATTTTAAAAAAAGTAGTAGTTTTGTCTAATAATAATACATAAAAATTAATTAGAGATGGCAAAGAAACCTGGAATTCCAAAAGGTACAAGAGACTTTTCTCCAACAGAAGTAGCAAGAAGACAATACATCATGCAGACTATCCGACATGGATTTGAGAAATTTGGATTCCATCCCATCGAGACTCCTTCTTTCGAAAACCTTGATACTCTACTTGGTAAGTATGGTGAAGAGGGTGATCGTTTAATTTTTAAGATTTTAAACTCAGGTGATTACTTAAGTAAAGTAGACGAGACTGTATTAGAGAGTAAGAATAGTTTAAAACTAACGAGTCAGATCTCTGAGAAGGCATTGCGTTATGACTTGACTGTGCCTTTTGCACGTTATGTAGTAATGCACCAGAATGAGTTAGACTTCCCTTTTAAACGTTACCAAATGCAACCTGTATGGCGTGCAGACCGTCCACAGAAAGGTAGATATAGAGAGTTCTATCAGTGTGATGCTGATGTGATCGGATCTAAATCACTGTGGCAAGAGGTAGAGTTTGTTACTTTATATGACAGAGTATTCACTGCATTAGGAGTAAATGGAGTAACTATAAAACTAAACAATAGAAAAATATTAGCAGGTATTGCTGAGGTGATTGATGCAAGTGATAAGTTAATTGACTTTACTGTAGCTCTTGATAAACTGGATAAAATCGGGGAAGAAGGAGTGA
It encodes the following:
- a CDS encoding pseudouridine synthase, with the translated sequence MLEILYQDEYIVAINKPRDLLVHKSFIASDIQEYAIQILRDQIGQYVYPVHRLDRKTSGVLLFALDKEILKQLNDDFATRSVEKKYIAIVRGYTIDEETIDYALTNDNGQVQKAKTYYKTLQRVEIEMPFGKHLTSRYSLVEAYPETGRQHQLRKHFKHIFHPILGSRPHGCNKQNKLWLDTHGLGAMLLHALELKFTHPVTKETIELRATIDEQYRKYNAVLGFDLEQYY
- a CDS encoding ABC transporter permease codes for the protein MFKIGIENMRIALTSIKSQILRTCITVFIIAIGIWALVGILAVVSALRNTILDDFASMGANTFTILRYDVADRMAKNKSVQKVNPVITYNEAQAFKREFLFPFTNVSLSFNAASNIEVKNDFMKTDPEIPIIGCDENYLSNSGLTVTEGRNFSYTDIANDHFVCVIGSDFSKKMFKDQNPISQIISIRGYKFRIIGMLKEQGSTFGQNEDQRIFIPIKIARSIFNTAHGNYDIKIGLLQDNLLNQAIDQATIDFRNIRKLTPAQPSNFGIERSDDLIRSMMKQVNMLNVAAWVIGLITILGSSIALMNIMLVSVTERTREIGVRKSLGAKKKTIAIQFFTETIIIGQLGGLLGTLLGILTAYALAQVMSFSFTVPWTAIIAAFTTTFIVAIISGLYPAMKAAKLDPVEALRYE